Proteins co-encoded in one Desulfitobacterium hafniense DCB-2 genomic window:
- the rnmV gene encoding ribonuclease M5: protein MIEELIVVEGKNDAHAVRRALGNVDILWTEGYGLTQEKLAYIAEAAKRCGVIVLTDPDSVGEQIRERIRRQVPEAKHVYLSKKDARSPKDDDIGVENASPEDIQKAFQKIRTDTLYSEPKNNEYPTAGTSFTMKDLLEAGLAGLSHSAERRLAVGKILGIGDANAKQFLRRLNRFGITHEEFNKAVREAIHGERSELYPAHP, encoded by the coding sequence ATGATTGAAGAGTTAATCGTGGTGGAAGGTAAAAATGATGCTCATGCGGTGCGCAGAGCTTTAGGAAATGTGGATATACTGTGGACAGAGGGTTATGGGTTAACCCAGGAAAAATTAGCTTACATTGCTGAGGCAGCCAAGCGCTGCGGTGTGATCGTATTGACAGATCCGGATTCCGTAGGGGAACAAATCCGGGAACGGATCCGGCGGCAGGTGCCGGAAGCCAAGCATGTTTATTTGTCCAAAAAGGATGCCCGCTCTCCCAAGGATGATGATATTGGTGTAGAAAATGCCAGTCCTGAAGACATTCAAAAGGCGTTCCAAAAGATCAGGACGGATACACTTTATTCCGAACCAAAGAACAATGAATACCCAACTGCAGGAACCTCATTCACAATGAAGGATTTGCTGGAAGCAGGGCTGGCGGGATTGAGTCATTCGGCAGAACGACGCCTGGCAGTGGGAAAGATCTTAGGTATCGGGGATGCTAACGCCAAGCAATTTTTGCGGCGCTTAAATCGGTTTGGCATCACCCACGAGGAGTTCAATAAGGCGGTTAGGGAGGCTATTCATGGAGAACGCAGCGAATTATACCCGGCGCATCCTTAA
- the rsmA gene encoding 16S rRNA (adenine(1518)-N(6)/adenine(1519)-N(6))-dimethyltransferase RsmA, which translates to MENAANYTRRILKGGAKAHKSLGQNFLMDDRVIEAIAAASIKDPEIPVVEIGPGLGVLTRVLAQKAQKVWAVELDRGKVNLLQRELQGLPVDILNMDALKLDLKDIWGTGKGVLVGNLPYYITSPLLMHFLEQKDSLASMVVMVQKEVADRLVAKPGGKDYGILSIAAQVSAQGEKLFEVPPQAFWPAPKVTSAVVRFELRSYPGFRVKEKDFFRVVKAAFSQRRKTLGNSLAGGLGLPKQQIGEILAAAGVDEQRRAETLSIDEFQAVTEAVMKNLD; encoded by the coding sequence ATGGAGAACGCAGCGAATTATACCCGGCGCATCCTTAAGGGCGGTGCCAAAGCCCACAAATCCTTAGGACAGAATTTTTTGATGGATGACCGGGTCATCGAGGCTATCGCAGCCGCCAGTATTAAAGACCCGGAAATCCCCGTCGTCGAGATTGGACCGGGATTGGGAGTCCTGACCCGGGTCTTGGCCCAAAAAGCGCAAAAAGTGTGGGCGGTAGAGCTGGACCGGGGGAAAGTGAATCTATTGCAGAGAGAGCTCCAGGGGCTGCCCGTAGATATTCTCAATATGGATGCCCTAAAGCTGGATTTGAAGGATATCTGGGGCACAGGAAAAGGTGTGCTGGTGGGAAATCTCCCTTATTACATTACCAGCCCCCTGTTGATGCATTTTTTGGAGCAGAAGGACTCCCTCGCCAGTATGGTGGTCATGGTCCAAAAAGAAGTGGCGGATCGTTTGGTCGCCAAACCCGGCGGCAAGGATTATGGGATTCTTTCCATAGCGGCCCAGGTCTCAGCCCAAGGGGAGAAACTCTTTGAAGTACCGCCTCAGGCCTTTTGGCCGGCGCCTAAAGTCACTTCAGCCGTGGTGCGCTTTGAGCTGCGCTCTTATCCGGGATTCAGGGTAAAGGAAAAGGACTTCTTCCGGGTGGTTAAAGCCGCCTTTAGTCAAAGGCGCAAAACCTTAGGGAATTCCTTGGCCGGAGGACTTGGTCTCCCTAAGCAGCAGATCGGGGAGATTCTGGCCGCAGCCGGTGTGGATGAACAGAGAAGAGCGGAAACTTTAAGCATAGATGAGTTTCAAGCGGTGACGGAAGCTGTTATGAAAAATTTAGACTGA
- a CDS encoding glycosyl hydrolase family 18 protein, producing MKRFLTLNLIAVLVLSFSLVGCNTAQQQNTQAPNQIATESGEPPKAEAETRQDVLGEEKRVVMGFYTDPEGEIPGSKESMMKNIKLMDEVSFFWYSFDANGKILTTGKKDLSIKEAAQKNGAKAYALIHNMRGGLFDANLAHSVFANPQTRSKFINNIVQLVINEKWDGVAIDIEKTPPADRNNFTAFLGELHGALKAKDKVLNVSIPAKFIDYPSDLWSGAYDYASIGKNADQIVLMTYDEHGLGTTHGPISSHAWVNKVISYAVTKIPREKIVLGLPVYSFDWGSNKPTMPDYLSYEQSMARAKKHGVEVGYDEEHKVPWYTYTANGVRHEVYFENKQSLQPKMEYAREHKLHGVAIWRLGMEDPSIWDSLVKTYGTNKNKK from the coding sequence ATGAAGCGGTTTCTGACTTTAAATTTAATAGCTGTTTTGGTATTGAGTTTTAGCTTGGTTGGGTGTAATACAGCGCAGCAGCAAAACACCCAAGCACCGAATCAGATCGCCACGGAAAGCGGCGAACCTCCAAAAGCTGAGGCAGAGACTCGTCAGGATGTTCTAGGGGAAGAGAAACGGGTGGTCATGGGTTTCTATACGGACCCTGAAGGAGAGATCCCCGGCTCCAAGGAATCAATGATGAAGAACATCAAATTGATGGATGAGGTTTCCTTCTTCTGGTATAGTTTTGATGCCAATGGAAAAATTCTCACCACAGGGAAAAAAGATCTCAGCATTAAAGAAGCAGCGCAAAAGAATGGAGCTAAAGCCTACGCTTTAATTCATAATATGCGCGGCGGCCTCTTCGATGCCAACCTGGCCCACAGTGTGTTCGCCAATCCTCAGACCCGCTCTAAGTTTATCAACAATATTGTGCAACTGGTTATCAATGAGAAATGGGATGGTGTGGCCATTGATATTGAAAAGACACCACCCGCTGACCGCAACAACTTCACAGCCTTCTTAGGTGAGCTTCACGGTGCCTTAAAGGCTAAAGACAAGGTGCTCAACGTCTCCATTCCGGCTAAGTTTATCGATTACCCATCCGACCTTTGGTCCGGGGCTTATGATTATGCTTCCATCGGTAAAAATGCCGACCAAATCGTGCTGATGACCTATGACGAGCATGGACTGGGAACCACCCATGGACCCATATCCTCCCACGCCTGGGTCAATAAAGTCATCTCCTATGCAGTGACCAAAATCCCCAGGGAAAAAATCGTCTTAGGACTTCCTGTCTACTCCTTTGACTGGGGTTCCAACAAGCCCACCATGCCCGACTATCTCTCTTATGAGCAAAGCATGGCCCGTGCCAAAAAACATGGGGTGGAAGTTGGCTATGATGAAGAGCATAAAGTTCCCTGGTATACCTACACAGCCAATGGTGTCCGTCATGAAGTATACTTTGAAAACAAGCAAAGCCTGCAGCCCAAGATGGAATATGCCCGGGAGCATAAGCTTCATGGCGTAGCTATCTGGAGATTGGGGATGGAAGATCCCTCCATCTGGGACAGCTTGGTCAAGACTTACGGAACCAATAAAAATAAGAAATAA
- a CDS encoding methyl-accepting chemotaxis protein: MKSIRTRLILVFLLTSIMMAGIVGGFNIYNQTVLTQNNVDEYRKTLYEEYDRGLKMNVEIAISIIQGVYREQQEGLLTEAEAREKAAALVRTILFDQGNYIWVDTVEGINVVYLGKDSEGKSRIDAVDPSGFLYIRELIKNGMQEGGGYTDYEFAKPNESEPKPKRSYTQLFEPYAWIVGTGNWVDDIESKVSEKEMYYNQHMLNDIIKVVAAMVIGLGVVAVLAFVISGRIAQRVQRIAQGAREVAQGNLTIDKIVVDTQDELGQLAGDFNQMTDNLAEVVKKVAYASEQVSLTAQELSSGAEESAQAAMEVAAAVTDVAQGTERQIRSVSEVSEVVKEMAAGMEQVLTNTGYVVRSAEETSQAAAKGQGSVETTIEQMNHIQKVVNHSAELVERLGLRSQEIGQIIETISGIAAQTNLLALNAAIEAARAGEQGRGFAVVAEEVRKLAEQSQGAAKQISALILEIQGDTVKAVEAMQEGTHEVGKGAKVVVEAGSAFAEIAELIQEVTGQVRDISAEIEQISQGNERIIRAVEEVDQISREITDQTYGVSASTEEQSASVEEIASSCQVLENMAMELEKILAKFKV, encoded by the coding sequence TTGAAAAGTATTAGAACTCGGTTGATTTTGGTATTCCTTCTCACATCCATCATGATGGCGGGCATTGTCGGTGGGTTTAATATCTATAACCAAACAGTGCTGACGCAAAACAATGTGGATGAATATCGCAAGACTTTGTATGAGGAATATGATCGGGGCCTTAAAATGAATGTAGAGATCGCAATAAGCATTATTCAGGGAGTCTATCGAGAGCAGCAGGAAGGATTATTGACTGAAGCGGAAGCCAGGGAAAAAGCGGCGGCTCTGGTGCGCACTATTCTCTTCGATCAGGGCAATTATATCTGGGTGGATACCGTTGAAGGAATCAATGTGGTTTATCTGGGTAAAGACTCAGAGGGAAAAAGCCGGATTGATGCGGTAGATCCCAGTGGCTTTCTTTACATAAGAGAACTGATTAAAAACGGTATGCAGGAGGGCGGCGGGTATACAGATTATGAATTCGCCAAACCCAATGAATCAGAACCTAAGCCCAAGCGGAGCTATACACAGCTTTTTGAGCCTTATGCCTGGATCGTGGGCACAGGGAACTGGGTTGATGATATCGAGAGCAAAGTCAGTGAAAAAGAAATGTATTATAACCAACACATGTTAAACGATATTATTAAAGTAGTCGCCGCCATGGTGATCGGCCTTGGGGTGGTGGCTGTTCTGGCTTTTGTCATCAGCGGGCGCATTGCCCAAAGGGTTCAGCGCATCGCCCAAGGAGCCAGGGAAGTCGCACAGGGTAATCTGACCATTGACAAGATTGTGGTGGATACCCAGGACGAGCTGGGTCAATTGGCCGGTGATTTTAATCAAATGACCGATAACCTGGCGGAAGTGGTCAAAAAGGTGGCCTACGCCTCCGAGCAAGTATCTCTGACTGCTCAGGAGCTCTCCTCCGGAGCGGAAGAATCTGCCCAAGCGGCTATGGAGGTTGCTGCGGCAGTCACCGACGTTGCCCAGGGTACGGAAAGACAAATAAGATCTGTCAGTGAAGTTTCCGAAGTCGTGAAGGAAATGGCGGCAGGGATGGAACAGGTTTTGACCAATACAGGCTATGTGGTTCGCTCGGCTGAAGAGACATCTCAAGCCGCTGCCAAAGGCCAGGGTTCTGTAGAGACCACCATTGAACAGATGAATCATATCCAAAAGGTGGTTAACCATAGCGCAGAATTGGTAGAACGGCTGGGTCTTCGCTCCCAGGAGATCGGTCAAATCATCGAGACCATCTCCGGCATCGCAGCCCAGACCAATCTTCTGGCCCTGAACGCAGCCATTGAGGCAGCCCGGGCAGGTGAACAAGGACGAGGGTTTGCCGTGGTTGCTGAAGAGGTAAGGAAGTTAGCGGAGCAATCCCAAGGGGCGGCCAAGCAGATCTCCGCCCTCATCTTGGAAATCCAGGGGGATACGGTGAAAGCTGTGGAGGCTATGCAGGAGGGAACCCATGAAGTAGGAAAAGGGGCAAAAGTGGTCGTCGAAGCCGGAAGCGCTTTTGCAGAGATAGCCGAGCTTATTCAAGAGGTGACCGGGCAAGTTCGGGATATATCCGCTGAGATTGAGCAAATATCCCAGGGAAATGAGCGGATCATTCGGGCGGTGGAAGAAGTGGATCAGATCAGCCGGGAGATTACGGATCAGACCTATGGTGTCTCAGCCTCCACTGAAGAGCAGTCCGCTTCTGTCGAAGAAATCGCTTCTTCCTGTCAGGTATTGGAGAATATGGCCATGGAATTGGAGAAGATTCTGGCAAAATTCAAAGTATAA
- a CDS encoding methyl-accepting chemotaxis protein, translating to MKSIRARLILAFIFTSMLMSIIVGGYNIYRQIDILKNNVQSYRETLFAEYDRGIKTDVEIAISVIDKVYKEQQAGLLSEEEAKTKAADLVRELRFDGENYFWVDTTEGINVVLLGRDTEGKSRLDAVDPNGYAYVRDGFIKNALSGGGYSDYEFAKPNETEPTPKRGYTQLFEPYGWVIGTGNWVDDIETEVIAQELIYQKQMSKDIISISVAMILGLIIVSAVGFKISQGITRQVKQVAQGANEVAQGNLRIEKIQVDSRDELGQLAQDFNHMAENLTQLVKQVSLASEHIASSSQQLSAGAEQSAQAANEVASAITEVAQGTEKQMTAVNDVAAVVEEMAAGMGQVLNNTEYVVRSAEGTAKATDKGQQSIHTTVKQMESIQKAVNHSASLVEHLGVRSQEIGQIVEAISGIADQTNLLALNAAIEAARAGEQGRGFAVVAEEVRKLAEQSQIAAKQIADLIGEIQEDTHKAVDSMKNGTQEVEIGSKVVHEAGSAFEEIAGLIQEVTGQVRGISHEIEEISQGNERIVASIHEVNQISKSIAEQTLNVSASTEEQSASVEEIASSSQLLAKMTEDMEQALHKFKI from the coding sequence TTGAAAAGTATCAGAGCGCGTCTAATTTTAGCATTTATTTTTACATCCATGCTGATGAGCATTATTGTGGGAGGGTATAATATCTACCGGCAAATCGACATTTTGAAAAACAATGTCCAGAGCTACCGGGAAACCCTCTTTGCCGAATATGATCGGGGGATTAAGACAGATGTAGAGATTGCCATCAGCGTCATTGACAAGGTATATAAAGAGCAGCAGGCAGGCCTGCTCTCAGAGGAGGAGGCTAAGACCAAGGCTGCCGACCTGGTTCGGGAGCTTCGCTTTGACGGGGAGAACTATTTCTGGGTTGATACCACTGAAGGAATTAATGTGGTTCTCCTGGGGCGGGATACCGAAGGGAAGAGCCGGCTTGATGCAGTGGACCCTAATGGCTATGCCTATGTACGGGATGGCTTTATAAAAAATGCGCTTAGTGGCGGAGGCTACTCAGACTATGAATTTGCTAAACCCAATGAAACGGAGCCCACCCCCAAGAGAGGATATACCCAGCTCTTTGAGCCCTATGGCTGGGTTATAGGAACCGGGAACTGGGTGGACGATATTGAGACAGAGGTCATTGCCCAAGAGCTGATCTATCAAAAACAAATGTCCAAGGATATTATAAGCATCTCTGTCGCCATGATTCTTGGTTTAATCATCGTAAGCGCCGTCGGCTTTAAAATCAGCCAGGGTATTACCAGGCAGGTCAAACAGGTTGCCCAGGGTGCCAATGAAGTGGCCCAAGGCAATCTGAGGATTGAGAAAATCCAAGTGGATTCAAGGGATGAGCTGGGTCAGCTGGCTCAGGATTTTAACCACATGGCAGAGAACCTTACCCAATTGGTCAAACAGGTTTCCCTGGCTTCGGAACATATCGCCTCCTCTTCTCAACAATTGTCCGCAGGAGCCGAACAATCAGCCCAGGCGGCTAATGAAGTAGCCTCTGCGATCACCGAAGTGGCTCAGGGGACGGAAAAGCAGATGACCGCAGTGAATGACGTGGCGGCTGTGGTGGAAGAAATGGCGGCAGGAATGGGTCAAGTGCTGAACAATACGGAATATGTGGTTCGTTCAGCCGAAGGAACAGCCAAAGCCACTGACAAGGGCCAGCAATCCATCCATACCACCGTCAAGCAAATGGAGAGTATCCAAAAGGCGGTCAACCATAGTGCTTCCTTAGTGGAGCACCTGGGAGTCCGTTCCCAGGAGATCGGACAGATCGTTGAAGCCATCTCCGGGATCGCCGATCAAACCAATCTTTTGGCTCTCAATGCCGCCATCGAAGCAGCCCGGGCCGGTGAACAGGGAAGAGGATTTGCGGTGGTGGCCGAAGAGGTCCGCAAATTGGCTGAACAATCTCAGATTGCCGCCAAACAAATCGCCGATCTTATTGGGGAAATTCAGGAGGATACCCATAAGGCCGTAGACTCGATGAAGAACGGGACACAAGAGGTTGAGATTGGGTCCAAGGTGGTCCATGAAGCAGGCAGCGCTTTCGAAGAGATTGCCGGCCTTATTCAAGAGGTTACCGGGCAGGTTCGGGGAATCTCTCATGAGATTGAAGAAATTTCTCAGGGCAATGAACGGATTGTTGCCTCCATCCATGAAGTCAACCAGATCAGCAAATCCATTGCCGAACAGACTCTCAATGTGTCGGCTTCAACGGAGGAGCAATCGGCTTCTGTGGAAGAGATCGCCTCTTCCAGCCAATTGCTGGCCAAAATGACCGAAGATATGGAGCAGGCACTTCACAAATTCAAGATATAA
- a CDS encoding glycosyltransferase family 2 protein, translated as MYDVVIPAQNEEKSILAVLATVLKLPIKRVILVLNGCTDRTLDLTRTILDQRIHTIYFAEPLGIDVPRAIGALYARSLHTQGVLFVDGDTSGDIYDGLAKLLAALADGTDIALTNCYPYITHRAKLANLVLRFRGSLNKELGYFQLLGNATPTHGPHALSAKALEVLMPEAIAIPPLTLVLAKRFDLKVKVATSIRHQDLKSPRKHRRHARLIAETIIGDCVMGLTLARNEEVTRSLGKHKMLGYHPERRFDILQLWTESLITTHSYCENHLIIPRDTPWLGGYS; from the coding sequence ATGTATGATGTGGTCATTCCTGCCCAAAATGAAGAAAAAAGCATTCTGGCCGTCTTAGCCACGGTCTTGAAATTGCCCATAAAAAGAGTCATTCTGGTCCTCAACGGCTGTACTGATCGGACCCTTGATTTGACCCGCACTATCCTGGATCAGCGCATCCATACCATTTACTTTGCCGAACCCCTGGGCATTGATGTTCCCCGGGCTATTGGGGCCCTTTATGCCCGTTCTCTCCATACTCAGGGCGTGCTCTTTGTGGATGGCGACACCTCGGGGGATATTTATGATGGCTTAGCCAAACTCCTGGCTGCCTTAGCCGATGGTACGGATATAGCCCTGACCAACTGCTATCCCTACATTACTCACCGGGCTAAGCTGGCTAATCTCGTCCTCCGCTTCCGGGGAAGTTTGAATAAAGAATTAGGCTATTTTCAGCTATTAGGCAATGCCACTCCCACCCACGGTCCCCATGCCCTGTCTGCCAAAGCGCTGGAAGTTCTTATGCCTGAAGCCATTGCCATTCCCCCCCTGACCCTGGTCCTGGCCAAGCGCTTCGACCTTAAGGTCAAAGTGGCCACCTCCATACGCCATCAGGACCTTAAATCCCCCCGCAAACACCGCCGCCATGCCCGTCTCATCGCTGAAACCATCATCGGTGACTGTGTGATGGGGCTGACTTTGGCCCGCAACGAGGAGGTCACACGTTCGCTGGGAAAACACAAAATGCTGGGTTATCATCCCGAACGACGCTTCGATATTCTCCAGCTTTGGACGGAATCTTTAATCACCACCCACTCCTATTGCGAAAACCATTTAATCATTCCCAGGGATACACCCTGGTTGGGCGGATATTCTTGA
- a CDS encoding methylenetetrahydrofolate reductase C-terminal domain-containing protein, whose product MENRFKQSLLDPNTLSVTWELVPGRGAREKAQESALLAAEQAAKGGKVHALTITDNPGGNPAILADYLGQEILKLGIEPLVHFTCKDKNRNQMESQLYALDRAEVRSLLVMTGDYTVSGFKGRPKPVFDLDPTHTLELIAQMNEGLGIPGPKGMSYHQPSDFFAGAAVSPFKGTEAEQMVQYYKLKKKVTSGAQFIVTQLGYDARKIHEVLQFMKLNDLNVPLVGNIYILPFGAAKIMNQNQLPGCVVTDKLLAEIDKERTAEDKGVSARLLRAAKMYALMKGMGFAGVHIGGHNIKYEQVEYVIEKGEELSKDWLALVPEFDYPMPNGFYYYEKDPKTGLNTTTPVNRKNLPLDAPVGVAYSGMRLMHSMLFTPGKNFFPVMRKIYKGRKDNRKHGLEHLAKVITNDCKDCGDCAMFELAYLCPMSQCPKNQRNGACGGSYQGWCEVYPNQKQCIYVRAYARLKKYDEEGDLDSHHIPPANWDLYQTSSWSNFFLGRDHSGKILGIPTPEEEAKAKGADPAK is encoded by the coding sequence ATGGAGAACCGTTTTAAACAGTCTTTGTTGGACCCTAATACCCTCTCCGTCACTTGGGAGCTGGTCCCAGGGAGAGGAGCACGTGAAAAAGCTCAAGAAAGTGCATTGCTTGCTGCAGAGCAGGCAGCTAAAGGCGGCAAGGTTCATGCCCTGACCATTACCGATAACCCCGGCGGCAACCCTGCTATTCTCGCCGATTATCTTGGTCAGGAGATTCTTAAGCTGGGGATAGAACCCCTTGTCCATTTCACCTGTAAGGATAAAAACCGCAATCAAATGGAAAGCCAGCTTTATGCCCTTGATCGGGCCGAAGTCCGCAGCCTTTTGGTCATGACCGGGGATTATACGGTCTCCGGCTTTAAAGGCCGGCCCAAACCGGTTTTTGACCTTGATCCCACCCATACCTTAGAACTTATCGCCCAGATGAATGAGGGACTTGGCATCCCAGGCCCTAAAGGCATGTCTTATCATCAGCCCAGTGATTTCTTTGCCGGTGCCGCCGTTTCTCCTTTTAAAGGCACCGAAGCCGAGCAAATGGTCCAGTATTATAAACTGAAGAAAAAGGTGACCAGCGGAGCTCAGTTTATTGTCACTCAGCTTGGCTATGATGCACGAAAAATCCATGAAGTTCTCCAGTTCATGAAGCTTAATGACCTTAATGTTCCTCTTGTGGGCAATATCTATATTCTCCCCTTCGGTGCAGCCAAGATTATGAACCAGAATCAACTGCCGGGCTGTGTGGTCACGGATAAGCTCCTGGCTGAAATCGATAAGGAGAGAACCGCTGAAGATAAAGGAGTAAGCGCCCGCTTGTTGAGAGCCGCCAAGATGTATGCTCTCATGAAAGGGATGGGCTTTGCCGGTGTTCATATCGGCGGTCATAATATCAAGTATGAGCAAGTGGAGTATGTGATCGAAAAGGGCGAGGAGCTCAGCAAAGACTGGCTGGCCCTGGTACCTGAGTTTGATTATCCTATGCCCAATGGATTCTATTATTATGAAAAAGATCCCAAAACCGGCCTGAATACCACCACACCCGTCAATCGGAAGAACCTGCCCCTGGATGCCCCTGTAGGAGTGGCTTACAGCGGGATGCGCCTGATGCACAGCATGCTCTTCACCCCCGGCAAAAACTTCTTCCCTGTCATGCGCAAGATTTATAAAGGGCGCAAGGATAACCGCAAGCACGGCTTGGAGCATCTGGCTAAAGTCATCACCAACGACTGTAAAGACTGCGGAGACTGCGCCATGTTTGAACTGGCTTATCTCTGTCCCATGTCCCAATGTCCCAAGAATCAAAGAAACGGGGCCTGCGGCGGCAGCTATCAGGGCTGGTGTGAGGTTTATCCCAACCAGAAGCAATGTATTTATGTCAGAGCCTATGCCCGCCTGAAAAAATACGATGAAGAAGGGGATCTGGATTCCCATCATATCCCTCCCGCCAATTGGGATTTGTACCAAACTTCCTCATGGTCTAATTTCTTCTTAGGGCGGGATCACTCCGGAAAGATTTTAGGCATCCCTACACCTGAAGAAGAGGCTAAAGCCAAAGGTGCCGATCCGGCTAAGTAA
- a CDS encoding heparan-alpha-glucosaminide N-acetyltransferase, protein MTSTRFPIIDSLRTLALALMITYHLIYDLDQWTGLAVDVDALFWFSIGKTAALLFIFLSGLSSGFSKHPLKNGLRVLFFGMIITLVTYVTFPEQYVRFGILHFLGVMMVLYPLIQKLPNGALILGSVLIIAGGLIIKDQAVNTPLLLPLGFMYPGFATMDFYPLFPYSGVTLLGVPCYRYFFAEHSRTNASVPPAEKSKAAYPMVTWVSRHSLWIYLIHQPILLGLIFALKAIAIIS, encoded by the coding sequence TTGACTTCCACCCGCTTTCCCATTATTGATAGTTTGCGCACTCTGGCTCTCGCTTTAATGATTACGTATCACCTCATCTATGATTTAGATCAATGGACCGGTTTGGCTGTTGATGTAGACGCTCTTTTCTGGTTTAGCATCGGTAAAACGGCTGCTCTGCTTTTTATCTTTCTTTCCGGCTTAAGCAGCGGCTTCAGCAAGCATCCCCTTAAAAACGGATTGCGGGTCTTATTTTTTGGGATGATCATTACCCTGGTGACTTATGTGACCTTTCCTGAGCAATATGTCCGCTTTGGGATTCTCCACTTCTTAGGGGTTATGATGGTTCTCTATCCCTTGATTCAAAAACTTCCCAACGGTGCGCTCATTCTGGGCTCCGTTTTGATCATCGCCGGCGGCTTGATCATCAAAGACCAAGCGGTGAACACCCCTCTGCTTCTCCCTCTGGGATTTATGTATCCCGGCTTTGCCACCATGGACTTTTACCCTCTGTTTCCTTATAGCGGCGTCACTTTGCTGGGAGTCCCCTGTTATCGTTATTTCTTTGCTGAGCACAGCAGGACCAATGCCTCTGTCCCTCCGGCGGAAAAGAGCAAAGCGGCCTACCCCATGGTTACATGGGTCAGCCGCCATTCCTTATGGATTTACTTAATACATCAACCCATTTTACTTGGGCTTATTTTTGCCTTAAAGGCCATTGCCATTATATCTTGA
- a CDS encoding N-acetylmuramoyl-L-alanine amidase family protein, with translation MRRPIVIPGRQTQGMAIIIVLTVMFGLVLSVFYQGSAAVLGPLETKYKVVVDAGHGGYDPGAITKQGVYEKEINLEMAKRVKELLEPAGIEVILTREEDIDYVPEGVRGRQSKKQADLNHRISLAAEAEADTLISLHLNATPSGRNTGAETFYYFDSEEGKRLAETIQQELIKVPGMNRRIAKPGDFYLIKNAPMPAVIVELGYISNPKEFARLRQSWYQDQLAQAVAKGVANYFGLP, from the coding sequence TTGCGAAGACCCATAGTAATTCCTGGCAGACAGACTCAGGGAATGGCGATCATAATCGTCCTGACCGTGATGTTTGGATTAGTTCTTTCCGTATTCTATCAAGGTTCGGCGGCAGTTCTGGGACCTCTCGAAACAAAGTATAAGGTTGTGGTCGATGCAGGTCATGGCGGTTATGATCCGGGGGCGATCACGAAGCAGGGCGTTTATGAAAAAGAAATCAATCTGGAAATGGCCAAGCGGGTGAAGGAGCTGCTGGAGCCTGCCGGTATCGAGGTTATTCTGACCCGGGAAGAGGATATTGATTATGTCCCGGAAGGGGTTCGGGGCAGGCAGTCCAAGAAGCAGGCCGATCTTAACCATCGAATCTCCTTAGCTGCCGAAGCGGAGGCCGATACTCTGATCAGCTTGCATCTGAATGCAACACCCTCGGGACGAAATACCGGTGCCGAAACCTTCTATTATTTTGATTCCGAAGAGGGGAAACGATTAGCAGAAACGATTCAGCAGGAGCTTATCAAAGTTCCGGGAATGAATCGCAGGATTGCCAAGCCGGGGGATTTTTATCTTATCAAAAATGCTCCTATGCCTGCGGTCATTGTCGAGCTGGGCTATATCAGCAATCCCAAAGAATTTGCCAGGCTGCGGCAGTCCTGGTATCAGGATCAGTTGGCTCAGGCTGTGGCTAAAGGTGTAGCCAATTATTTCGGTTTGCCTTAA